In the Pungitius pungitius chromosome 5, fPunPun2.1, whole genome shotgun sequence genome, one interval contains:
- the im:7150988 gene encoding Golgi-associated plant pathogenesis-related protein 1, whose translation MADASFQKEFLETHNAYRAKHNTAKMTLNKELTTSAQKWADHLLNIAMMKHSDTKDGENIFSMSSSAPIKLTGKEAVNLWYSEIKDYKWSSPGFQGGTGHFTQVVWKDSTELGVGLATNGKQVFVVGQYRPAGNMNMPGCFEKNVRPLA comes from the exons ATGGCAG ATGCAAGCTTTCAGAAGGAATTCCTGGAAACCCACAACGCCTACAGAGCGAAGCACAACACGGCAAAGATGACTCTCAACAAAGAGCTGACGACGTCTGCTCAGAAATGGGCAGATCACCTGCTGAATATCGCCATGATGAAGCACAGCGACACTAAGGACGGAGAGAACATCTTCAGCATGTCCAGCTCAGCACCCATTAAACTGACAG GGAAAGAAGCTGTTAATTTGTGGTACAGTGAGATTAAGGATTACAAGTGGAGCAGCCCTGGATTCCAGGGTGGTACTG GTCATTTTACTCAGGTGGTGTGGAAAGACAGCACTGAACTGGGTGTTGGTTTGGCCACCAACGGAAAGCAGGTCTTCGTGGTCGGGCAATACCGGCCAGCTGGCAACATGAACATGCCGGGATGCTTTGAGAAAAACGTCCGCCCGCTAG CTTAA